In Sphingobacterium sp. PCS056, the following proteins share a genomic window:
- a CDS encoding GMC oxidoreductase has translation MVNYQIKESAEVYDAIVVGSGAGGGMAGYILANAGLKVLMLEAGPFYDPAKDSLQLRWPWESPRRGASTTRPFGDFDAAFGGWQIEGEPYSKVAGTEFEWFRARMLGGRTNHWGRISLRMGPDDFKPKDGVTDEWPITYDEVKPFYDRVDRMIGVYGTKEGIQNEPDGIFMKPPKPRLNELYIAKGAKKAGVPVIPGRGAVLTEVSKEIKGRGTCFYCGQCGRACKVYGDFSSSSCLVIPAINTGNLKVIDNAMVREVLTNDEGLAIGVSYVNTKDMQEYAVKGKTVILGASACESARIMLNSKSKAHPGGVGNSSGVVGKYLHDSTGASLSGFLPQLLDRKRYNEDGVGSVHIYSPWWEDNKKLNFPRGYHIEYGGGLHMPSYGFLNWVPNVNNNAKGADGKQKPLGGYGESLKQDYNSFYGANVGMAGRGTALARIDNYCEIDPNKVDKFGIPVLRFHYKWANEEIAQAKHMQETFQSIMHEMGAVITSKIPGADTLYGLEAPGKIIHEGGTTRMGNDPKTSALNKWGQAHDCKNLYVVDAGPFVQQGDKNLTWTILALSMRTAEYILQEKKNLNS, from the coding sequence ATGGTAAATTATCAAATAAAGGAAAGTGCAGAAGTCTATGATGCTATTGTCGTGGGATCAGGAGCCGGTGGTGGAATGGCGGGCTATATCCTTGCCAATGCCGGGCTAAAGGTACTGATGTTGGAGGCAGGTCCTTTTTACGATCCAGCAAAAGATTCATTACAGTTACGTTGGCCTTGGGAGTCTCCGCGACGTGGAGCTTCGACCACGCGGCCGTTTGGAGACTTTGATGCCGCATTTGGAGGCTGGCAAATCGAAGGAGAACCCTATAGCAAAGTAGCAGGTACTGAATTTGAATGGTTCCGTGCTCGCATGTTAGGCGGACGTACTAATCACTGGGGTAGGATATCGCTGCGCATGGGACCTGATGATTTCAAACCCAAAGATGGTGTCACCGATGAATGGCCAATTACTTATGATGAAGTCAAACCATTTTATGATCGTGTAGACCGGATGATCGGTGTATATGGCACCAAGGAGGGTATACAAAATGAACCCGACGGGATTTTTATGAAACCACCAAAACCAAGATTAAATGAGTTGTACATCGCAAAAGGAGCCAAGAAAGCAGGAGTCCCTGTTATTCCGGGCCGTGGAGCCGTGCTGACCGAAGTATCGAAAGAGATCAAAGGTAGAGGTACATGTTTTTACTGTGGTCAGTGTGGTCGTGCTTGTAAAGTGTATGGCGATTTTTCATCTTCATCTTGTTTAGTCATACCAGCAATAAATACAGGCAATCTGAAAGTAATTGACAACGCTATGGTAAGGGAAGTCCTGACCAATGATGAAGGGTTAGCCATTGGTGTTTCTTATGTGAATACCAAAGATATGCAAGAATATGCCGTAAAAGGGAAAACAGTTATTTTAGGAGCTAGTGCCTGTGAGAGTGCGCGTATTATGCTCAATTCCAAATCTAAAGCTCATCCTGGTGGAGTGGGTAATAGCAGCGGTGTAGTCGGTAAATATCTGCATGATTCTACCGGTGCCAGTCTGTCTGGTTTTTTACCACAATTGTTAGATCGAAAACGTTATAATGAAGATGGTGTAGGAAGCGTGCATATTTACTCTCCATGGTGGGAAGATAACAAAAAGCTTAATTTCCCTCGTGGATATCATATTGAATATGGAGGTGGACTCCATATGCCTTCGTATGGATTCTTGAATTGGGTCCCTAATGTAAATAATAATGCGAAAGGTGCCGATGGAAAGCAAAAGCCATTAGGTGGATATGGAGAGTCATTGAAGCAAGACTACAATAGCTTCTATGGTGCAAATGTGGGTATGGCTGGTAGAGGAACCGCTTTAGCACGAATTGATAACTATTGCGAGATTGATCCCAATAAAGTAGATAAATTTGGTATTCCTGTGCTACGCTTCCATTATAAATGGGCTAATGAAGAAATAGCACAGGCCAAGCATATGCAAGAAACGTTTCAATCCATCATGCATGAAATGGGGGCTGTGATCACCTCTAAGATTCCAGGAGCAGATACACTATATGGCTTGGAGGCGCCAGGTAAGATTATACACGAAGGAGGAACGACCCGCATGGGTAATGATCCTAAAACTTCAGCATTAAATAAATGGGGGCAGGCACATGATTGTAAAAATCTGTATGTCGTAGACGCAGGACCATTTGTTCAACAAGGGGATAAAAATCTGACTTGGACGATATTAGCCCTGTCGATGCGCACTGCAGAATATATTTTACAAGAAAAGAAAAACTTAAATAGCTAG
- a CDS encoding ribose-phosphate pyrophosphokinase has product MPLQFNTVKLFAGSGTTELAEKIASSYGKPLGDKTLARFSDGEIQPFYNESVRGSDVFIVQSTNQPTDNLFELLLMIDAAKRASAHYITAVVPYFGFARQDRKDKPRVAIGAKMIANLITAAGAHRIMTMDLHAAQIQGFFDIPVDHLDGSIIFVPYIKSLNLPNLTIASPDMGGSYRARTFAKFFNAEVIICDKRRKRANEIESMSIIGDVTGQDVVLIDDICDTAGTLSKAAALIMESGAKSVRAVCTHAVLSGKAYETIENSVLSEMIVTDTIQLDPEKMKLSTKIRVLSTAELFGKAIKNVNQHGSISDLFEVE; this is encoded by the coding sequence ATGCCTTTGCAATTCAACACGGTTAAGTTATTCGCCGGTTCTGGCACTACAGAATTAGCAGAAAAAATCGCTTCTTCCTATGGGAAACCTCTTGGAGATAAAACGTTAGCTCGTTTTAGCGATGGAGAAATCCAGCCTTTTTACAATGAGTCTGTTCGTGGTAGCGACGTATTTATCGTTCAATCGACCAATCAGCCAACAGATAATTTATTTGAATTATTGTTGATGATTGATGCTGCAAAGCGTGCTTCAGCACATTACATTACCGCAGTGGTTCCTTATTTTGGCTTCGCACGTCAAGACCGTAAAGATAAACCTCGTGTGGCTATCGGTGCTAAAATGATTGCGAATTTAATTACTGCTGCAGGTGCACACCGCATCATGACCATGGATCTACACGCTGCTCAAATCCAAGGCTTCTTCGATATCCCTGTTGATCACTTAGATGGTTCAATTATCTTTGTCCCTTACATCAAATCACTGAATCTTCCTAACTTGACGATTGCATCTCCAGACATGGGTGGTTCTTACCGCGCTCGTACATTTGCAAAATTCTTTAATGCAGAAGTGATCATCTGTGACAAACGTCGTAAACGTGCTAATGAAATTGAGTCGATGTCTATCATTGGCGATGTAACTGGTCAGGACGTAGTTTTGATCGATGACATTTGCGATACGGCTGGCACATTATCAAAAGCGGCGGCATTGATTATGGAAAGTGGAGCCAAATCTGTTAGAGCGGTTTGTACACATGCTGTATTATCAGGTAAAGCATACGAAACTATTGAAAATTCGGTATTATCAGAAATGATTGTTACAGATACGATTCAATTAGATCCAGAAAAAATGAAACTTTCCACTAAAATCAGAGTGTTATCTACTGCTGAATTATTTGGAAAAGCAATTAAAAATGTCAATCAACACGGTTCAATTTCTGATTTATTCGAGGTTGAATAA
- the pth gene encoding aminoacyl-tRNA hydrolase, translating to MNYLIVGLGNIGREYADTRHNIGFMVADQLVKEANASFSTLKLAAYSEFKQRGHNVYVIKPTTYMNLSGKAMNYYMQLLKVPIENTLVIVDDLAIPFGSLRIKPKGSAAGHNGLKSIEALCGGQAYPRLRFGIGDNYPKGRQIDYVLGPFDPEEQKELPRLIDHAVKMIHSFVHIGIELTMTNLNTK from the coding sequence ATGAATTATCTTATCGTAGGATTAGGCAATATCGGAAGAGAATATGCCGACACGCGTCATAATATTGGTTTCATGGTTGCTGATCAACTGGTGAAAGAGGCCAATGCTTCTTTTTCAACGTTAAAATTGGCTGCCTACTCCGAGTTCAAGCAGCGTGGACATAACGTGTATGTGATCAAACCCACGACTTATATGAATTTAAGTGGTAAGGCCATGAATTATTACATGCAACTGCTAAAGGTACCTATCGAAAACACATTAGTGATTGTCGACGATCTGGCTATTCCATTTGGTTCATTACGGATTAAACCTAAAGGTTCAGCTGCGGGGCATAATGGATTAAAATCGATTGAAGCTTTGTGCGGAGGACAAGCTTATCCTCGTCTTCGTTTTGGAATTGGTGATAATTATCCAAAAGGCAGGCAAATTGATTATGTCTTAGGTCCATTTGATCCTGAGGAACAGAAAGAACTTCCACGCCTGATCGACCACGCAGTAAAAATGATCCATAGTTTTGTCCATATCGGGATTGAGCTGACGATGACAAATTTAAATACAAAATAA
- the pstC gene encoding phosphate ABC transporter permease subunit PstC: MKYKNRIVIDRVAQHTFKLTGYLVLALLGGIFGMLLYNAISFFLEVKPFDFLTGREWNPTAATPTYGILPLIVSTTIVAFGAMVIAIPLGIGTAAYISEYASPKVKNILKPLIEMLAAIPSVVIGFLGIVLVGPKIAELTDLPNGLNALNGSLLLAIMALPTIITISEDAIHAIPKTYREGSYALGASKWETLIKITIPAAAPGIIAAVMLGLGRAIGETMTVLMATGNAALFPQDFFDSVKTITATIAIEMGEVPYQTTHYFALFAIAIVLFFMTLIANLVGEYFINRFRKYHAA, translated from the coding sequence ATGAAGTATAAAAATAGAATTGTAATTGATCGTGTTGCACAACACACCTTCAAGCTGACAGGATATTTGGTATTGGCACTTCTGGGTGGAATCTTTGGGATGTTATTATATAACGCCATATCCTTCTTTTTAGAGGTTAAACCCTTTGATTTTCTAACTGGCCGTGAATGGAATCCCACAGCTGCTACTCCGACCTACGGTATCTTACCCCTGATCGTCAGTACGACAATTGTTGCATTTGGTGCTATGGTAATTGCTATTCCTCTGGGTATTGGAACAGCAGCTTACATTTCAGAATATGCAAGTCCAAAGGTTAAAAACATATTAAAACCGTTAATCGAGATGTTGGCTGCCATACCATCTGTTGTCATCGGTTTTTTAGGCATTGTATTGGTGGGACCAAAAATCGCGGAACTTACGGATCTACCTAATGGTTTAAATGCTTTAAACGGTTCTTTATTACTTGCGATCATGGCATTGCCAACTATTATTACCATATCTGAAGATGCCATACATGCCATCCCCAAAACCTATCGTGAAGGGAGTTATGCTTTGGGTGCCAGTAAATGGGAAACGTTAATTAAAATTACGATTCCAGCTGCTGCTCCAGGTATAATTGCTGCAGTTATGTTGGGGCTGGGACGTGCGATCGGCGAAACGATGACCGTATTAATGGCAACGGGAAATGCGGCACTTTTTCCGCAAGACTTTTTTGACTCGGTCAAGACCATCACAGCAACTATTGCCATTGAAATGGGCGAAGTACCTTATCAGACGACACATTACTTTGCTTTATTTGCTATTGCGATCGTCTTATTCTTTATGACTTTAATTGCCAATTTGGTTGGTGAATATTTTATTAATCGTTTTAGAAAATATCATGCGGCTTAA
- the pstA gene encoding phosphate ABC transporter permease PstA, with translation MRLNFKKITPIIEWGSLLLSTGLVCFFLIVILYEIFSKGWSSLSWSFISELPTDGMTKGGVLSPIIGTVILTLITALFSIPFGVCCAIYLNEYAKNTWLTRTIRASIRNLSGVPSIIYGLFGLALFVQGLHFGTSLLSAGLTLGLLSLPYIITTTEEALLRIPASMREAALAVGATKFESIKDVVLPASLPGILTGVVLTLSRAAGETAPILFTGVAFYITDVSVNTSQEFMALPYHLYMLSTQHQSIEEVRPLAYGTALVLIMVVFLMNLTAFYIRYKYRKNDQ, from the coding sequence ATGCGGCTTAATTTTAAAAAAATAACTCCTATTATTGAATGGGGATCACTACTGCTCTCAACGGGATTGGTATGCTTTTTCTTAATAGTCATCCTATACGAAATTTTCTCAAAGGGATGGTCTTCCTTGTCCTGGTCTTTCATCAGCGAATTACCTACAGACGGCATGACAAAGGGGGGCGTGCTCTCTCCGATTATCGGAACTGTTATTTTAACGTTAATCACAGCTCTATTTTCTATTCCATTTGGCGTTTGCTGCGCAATCTATTTAAATGAATATGCTAAGAATACTTGGTTGACGCGCACCATTAGAGCTTCAATCCGTAACCTATCGGGTGTTCCCTCTATTATTTATGGTTTATTTGGATTAGCATTATTTGTACAGGGCTTACACTTCGGAACATCGCTCCTATCTGCAGGATTGACGCTGGGTCTTCTATCATTACCCTATATCATCACGACAACAGAAGAAGCATTACTCCGTATTCCGGCCAGTATGCGCGAGGCTGCTCTCGCTGTAGGAGCGACAAAATTTGAATCCATTAAAGATGTTGTTTTACCTGCATCATTACCTGGTATATTGACTGGTGTTGTCTTGACATTATCTCGAGCTGCTGGAGAAACTGCTCCCATTTTATTTACAGGTGTTGCATTTTATATCACAGATGTTTCTGTCAATACCAGTCAAGAGTTTATGGCTTTACCATACCATCTTTACATGCTATCGACGCAACATCAATCTATTGAAGAAGTTCGTCCATTAGCGTATGGAACTGCACTCGTACTGATCATGGTGGTTTTCTTAATGAATTTAACCGCTTTCTACATTCGTTATAAATACAGAAAAAATGACCAATAA
- the pstB gene encoding phosphate ABC transporter ATP-binding protein PstB — MTNNLYTKDLNIWFGSKHVLKGIDIEFPKKKVTALIGPSGCGKSTLLRSFNRMHDLVPDARIEGMVSIDGQNIYQKGISVTDIRKRIGMVFQKANPFPKSIQENIAYGLKLNNLDASPAVIQKALEEVYLWDEVKDDLKKPATRLSGGQQQRLCIARAVALRPDVILMDEPCSALDPISTLKIEELIHQLKDQYTIVIVTHNMQQAQRVADKTIFMYLGEVKEEGATIDIFNNPQHEITKNYINGHFG; from the coding sequence ATGACCAATAATTTATATACCAAAGACCTGAATATCTGGTTTGGTTCTAAACATGTTTTAAAGGGAATTGATATTGAATTTCCTAAAAAAAAAGTCACTGCTTTAATTGGCCCTTCTGGATGCGGCAAAAGTACTTTGCTGCGATCGTTTAATCGTATGCACGACCTGGTGCCAGATGCCAGAATTGAAGGAATGGTAAGTATTGACGGTCAGAATATCTACCAAAAAGGGATATCTGTGACGGATATCCGCAAAAGAATCGGTATGGTTTTCCAAAAGGCAAATCCATTCCCAAAAAGTATACAGGAAAATATCGCCTACGGATTAAAGTTGAATAATTTGGATGCAAGCCCTGCTGTGATTCAAAAGGCTTTGGAGGAGGTATATCTTTGGGATGAAGTGAAAGATGATCTTAAGAAACCAGCAACCCGATTATCCGGCGGACAACAACAACGTTTATGTATCGCCCGTGCAGTTGCACTTCGACCTGATGTTATTTTAATGGATGAACCCTGCTCGGCTTTAGATCCGATTAGTACGTTGAAAATTGAAGAACTGATCCATCAGTTAAAGGATCAATATACCATTGTCATCGTTACTCATAATATGCAACAGGCACAGCGTGTCGCTGATAAAACGATCTTTATGTACCTAGGTGAAGTCAAAGAAGAGGGTGCTACGATCGATATCTTTAACAATCCGCAGCACGAGATCACGAAAAACTACATTAACGGTCACTTTGGATAA
- a CDS encoding 50S ribosomal protein L25/general stress protein Ctc: MKSIAISGSVRQNVGKRDSKELRYVGNVPAVLYGGSTQTHLSVSAADLKAVLYTPEVVFIDLNLDGKTVKAIVQDAQFHPLTDLVTHIDFLELNDEKEVTINIPVKLTGTSPGVKLGGKLVQKLRKLRVKALPGDLPQEIEVPMESLEVGKSFRVAQVVLENAKVLNNSDDTIVSVIMSRALRQAEQEAAKATKGGKK, encoded by the coding sequence ATGAAATCAATTGCTATTAGCGGTTCTGTAAGACAGAACGTAGGGAAAAGAGATTCAAAAGAATTGCGTTACGTAGGTAATGTTCCTGCAGTTCTTTATGGTGGTTCTACACAAACACACCTTTCTGTATCCGCAGCTGATTTGAAAGCAGTTCTTTACACTCCAGAGGTTGTCTTCATTGACTTAAACCTTGATGGAAAAACTGTAAAAGCTATCGTTCAAGACGCTCAATTCCACCCATTAACTGACTTAGTTACTCATATTGACTTTTTAGAGTTAAATGACGAGAAAGAAGTTACAATAAATATTCCTGTAAAATTAACTGGAACTTCTCCAGGTGTTAAATTAGGGGGTAAATTAGTTCAAAAATTACGTAAATTACGTGTTAAAGCTTTACCTGGTGACTTACCTCAAGAAATTGAAGTTCCTATGGAATCTTTGGAAGTTGGTAAATCTTTCCGCGTTGCTCAAGTAGTTTTAGAAAACGCTAAAGTATTAAACAATTCTGACGATACTATCGTATCTGTTATTATGTCACGTGCTTTACGTCAAGCAGAACAAGAAGCTGCGAAAGCAACTAAAGGTGGTAAAAAATAA
- a CDS encoding DUF2723 domain-containing protein translates to MNYTKINNVLGWTCAIIATVTYMLTAERSTSWWDCGEFIASAYKMQVVHQPGAPLFLMIQNIFSNLAGGDVTRIAFWMNVGSGVCSGITILFLFWTITALARKVVTKSIDGEYTSVDLIKIFGSGLVGALAYAFSDTFWFSAVESEVYAMSSLCTAVVFWGILKWENHADEPGADRWLILIAYVMGLSIGVHLLNLLVIPAIALVIYFKRAKTITSKGAIQSFLLGVVVLAVILWGIIQYSVKFAAYFDLFFVNTLGLGFGTGFTFFVVLLVALLAYGIWYSIKKVKPILNIVLISASFIIFGYSSFAMIMIRAKANPTLNNSDPENAFTFLSYLGREQYASEPLFKGPNFDSKITGVEPTYSYRKDKDKYTKIQTGSTYQYDKEVLFPRVYSNRDGHPGYYQDYLRLGEGQSPTFGDNLKFFLNYQIGHMYGRYFLWNFAGRQNDQQGHGTYTEGNWISGIKPIDQMLVGGQDALPDSLNTDPSNNKYFFLPLIIGLIGAFWHFGKRQKDAGVVGLLFFFTGLAIVLYLNQSPLQPRERDYAYAGSFYAFAIWIGLGVFAIADFLGKKMNPKTAASLTTGVCLLAAPVLLAKENWNDHDRSHKLTARDLAKDYLESCAPNAILFTYGDNDTYPLWYVQEVEGVRTDVRVVNLSLLSADWYMAQMQQKVNDADALPINIEKEKFKKGVRDVMYYQDVQVPGHVDLNLVLQIMLSDDPKNKAQLNSGEFENFLPTKNLALAVDRNAVIQNKTVPKEWESSIPDTLAWTYNKNYVTRAELSILSILANNNWKRPIYFAATVPNDNYLGLDKYLVQEGFAYRLMPVQVAKENEGSLVNADAAYTAITKKYSWGNMATSPYLDPESYRMIGLITNSILGSTATQLMEQGKDKEAKEVALLAYEKMPKRVFLMRDALNYTPIINILYSVGETQKATDIVNRNLVFLKQNMAYYNAIAQTKTELEYANIQTALRTLGVYKSILSQTKETKLQQEVEQLENNYKKQFGLE, encoded by the coding sequence ATGAACTATACTAAAATTAACAATGTTTTAGGGTGGACGTGTGCAATTATTGCTACGGTCACTTATATGTTAACCGCTGAAAGGTCAACGAGTTGGTGGGACTGTGGCGAGTTTATTGCCTCCGCATATAAAATGCAGGTCGTTCACCAACCAGGTGCTCCTTTATTTTTGATGATTCAAAATATATTCTCAAACCTTGCGGGTGGAGATGTAACACGTATCGCTTTTTGGATGAATGTGGGATCTGGTGTATGTAGCGGTATCACTATTCTGTTTTTGTTTTGGACCATTACAGCATTAGCGCGTAAAGTGGTCACAAAATCTATAGACGGAGAATATACAAGTGTTGATCTGATCAAAATATTTGGATCGGGTTTGGTAGGAGCATTAGCTTATGCCTTTTCAGATACATTTTGGTTCTCGGCAGTTGAATCCGAAGTATATGCGATGTCATCTTTATGTACAGCAGTCGTTTTTTGGGGCATTTTGAAATGGGAAAATCATGCAGATGAGCCAGGAGCTGATCGTTGGTTGATTCTGATCGCTTATGTGATGGGTCTGTCAATTGGTGTTCACTTATTGAACTTACTGGTCATACCGGCAATTGCATTGGTGATTTACTTTAAAAGAGCCAAAACAATTACGAGTAAAGGAGCAATTCAATCCTTCTTATTAGGTGTTGTCGTACTGGCAGTTATTTTATGGGGTATCATTCAATATTCGGTTAAGTTTGCGGCTTATTTCGATTTATTCTTTGTGAATACCTTAGGACTGGGATTTGGAACAGGATTTACATTTTTTGTTGTTCTATTAGTGGCATTATTAGCTTATGGTATTTGGTATTCAATCAAAAAAGTGAAGCCTATTTTAAATATCGTATTGATCAGTGCTTCATTTATTATTTTTGGTTATAGTTCTTTTGCCATGATTATGATTCGTGCAAAAGCAAATCCAACGTTAAATAATAGTGATCCTGAAAATGCTTTTACATTTTTAAGTTACCTAGGTCGTGAACAATATGCCAGTGAACCTTTATTTAAAGGGCCTAACTTCGATTCTAAAATAACCGGTGTAGAGCCAACTTATTCTTATCGAAAAGATAAAGATAAGTATACGAAGATCCAGACGGGATCTACTTATCAATATGATAAAGAAGTATTATTTCCGCGTGTATATAGTAATAGAGATGGTCACCCAGGGTATTATCAAGATTATTTGAGATTAGGAGAGGGACAATCCCCAACTTTTGGTGATAACTTAAAATTCTTCTTAAATTATCAGATTGGACATATGTACGGACGTTATTTCCTATGGAATTTTGCTGGTCGACAAAATGATCAACAAGGTCATGGTACTTATACGGAAGGAAATTGGATTTCGGGTATTAAGCCTATAGATCAGATGTTGGTCGGTGGACAGGATGCACTGCCTGATTCATTGAATACAGACCCATCAAACAATAAATATTTCTTTTTACCATTAATCATTGGATTGATTGGAGCCTTCTGGCATTTTGGTAAAAGACAAAAAGATGCAGGTGTTGTTGGTTTGCTCTTTTTCTTTACAGGATTGGCGATTGTATTATACCTAAATCAAAGTCCATTACAGCCGCGTGAACGTGATTATGCTTATGCAGGATCTTTCTATGCATTTGCGATATGGATTGGACTAGGTGTATTTGCGATAGCAGATTTCTTAGGTAAGAAAATGAATCCAAAGACAGCTGCAAGTTTGACAACAGGAGTTTGTTTATTAGCAGCTCCGGTTTTATTAGCTAAGGAAAACTGGAATGACCACGATCGCTCCCATAAGTTAACAGCGCGTGATCTTGCTAAGGATTATTTAGAGTCATGTGCTCCAAATGCGATATTGTTCACCTACGGTGATAACGATACCTATCCATTATGGTATGTACAAGAGGTGGAAGGTGTACGTACAGATGTACGTGTCGTCAACTTAAGCTTATTAAGTGCAGATTGGTATATGGCTCAAATGCAACAAAAAGTTAATGATGCAGATGCCTTACCGATTAATATTGAAAAAGAGAAATTCAAAAAAGGTGTCCGCGACGTCATGTATTACCAAGATGTTCAAGTACCTGGACATGTTGATCTGAATTTAGTATTGCAGATCATGCTATCGGATGACCCTAAAAATAAAGCGCAGTTGAATTCTGGTGAGTTTGAAAACTTCTTACCAACGAAAAATCTAGCATTAGCGGTAGATCGAAATGCGGTCATTCAAAATAAAACAGTACCAAAAGAATGGGAAAGTTCAATTCCTGATACTTTGGCATGGACCTATAACAAAAACTATGTGACTCGTGCAGAATTGTCGATCTTATCTATTTTGGCAAATAACAACTGGAAAAGGCCTATTTATTTTGCTGCAACAGTGCCAAATGATAACTATTTAGGATTAGATAAGTATTTAGTACAAGAAGGTTTTGCATACCGATTGATGCCTGTGCAGGTGGCAAAAGAGAATGAAGGTTCTCTAGTAAACGCAGATGCTGCTTATACTGCTATTACCAAAAAATATAGTTGGGGCAATATGGCGACTTCACCATACCTAGATCCAGAGTCTTATCGTATGATCGGGTTAATTACCAATTCCATATTGGGAAGTACCGCGACGCAGTTGATGGAGCAAGGAAAAGACAAAGAAGCAAAAGAAGTCGCTTTACTGGCTTATGAAAAAATGCCAAAACGTGTTTTCTTAATGCGTGATGCTTTAAATTATACTCCGATCATCAATATCTTGTATAGTGTTGGAGAAACTCAAAAAGCAACTGATATTGTCAATCGCAATCTCGTATTCTTAAAGCAAAATATGGCATATTATAATGCTATTGCACAAACGAAAACAGAGTTAGAATATGCAAATATTCAAACAGCGCTAAGGACATTGGGTGTTTATAAGAGTATTTTGTCTCAGACCAAAGAGACAAAATTACAACAAGAAGTCGAGCAGCTTGAAAATAATTATAAAAAGCAATTTGGCTTAGAATAA
- a CDS encoding substrate-binding domain-containing protein, translating into MKKHIFGYPQLFLFSILVLTQSCADADHAIKMKGSDTEVNLAVNLAEEFSKENADFSIAISGGGSGLGITALLNGQADIANSSRPLTEDEINLFKQKNIPLRTVVFAEDATAFVVNKDNPLEAINLKDLAEILDGTQDSWSKLSNNKSPITIYGRQSSSGTYSFVKKKLKITFSQAAKEMTGNSQILESVKLDKSGIGYVGAGYISQNTNVQQGIKVLKIIDNTNTAVSPLDQEAIRQNRYYFQRPLFQFIPEKSWKKVEPFISFEKNAKGKNLIEASGYYVIH; encoded by the coding sequence ATGAAAAAGCACATTTTTGGATATCCACAGCTCTTCTTATTCTCCATCCTTGTTTTGACTCAAAGCTGCGCTGATGCGGATCATGCCATCAAAATGAAAGGTTCAGACACCGAGGTCAATTTAGCTGTAAATCTTGCAGAGGAATTTTCAAAAGAGAATGCTGATTTTAGTATTGCCATCTCTGGAGGAGGCTCTGGTCTGGGCATCACTGCGCTACTCAACGGGCAAGCTGATATTGCAAACTCTTCTCGCCCTTTAACGGAAGACGAAATAAACCTATTTAAACAGAAGAACATTCCTTTGCGAACGGTTGTCTTTGCCGAGGATGCAACCGCATTTGTCGTCAATAAAGATAATCCGCTTGAAGCGATCAACTTAAAAGATTTAGCAGAAATTTTAGATGGAACACAAGATTCATGGTCAAAATTATCAAATAATAAATCGCCCATTACTATCTATGGTAGACAAAGTAGCTCTGGAACATACTCTTTTGTCAAGAAAAAATTAAAAATTACTTTTAGTCAGGCTGCTAAAGAAATGACGGGTAATTCCCAGATTTTGGAAAGTGTAAAATTGGATAAATCCGGTATCGGATATGTCGGTGCAGGTTATATCTCGCAAAATACCAATGTCCAACAAGGTATCAAGGTTTTAAAAATTATTGATAACACGAATACGGCAGTTTCTCCATTGGATCAAGAGGCTATTCGTCAAAATCGCTATTATTTCCAGCGTCCATTATTCCAATTTATTCCCGAAAAGTCTTGGAAAAAGGTAGAACCCTTTATTTCATTTGAAAAAAATGCTAAGGGCAAAAATCTAATCGAAGCATCAGGGTATTATGTTATTCACTAA